One genomic region from Cryptomeria japonica unplaced genomic scaffold, Sugi_1.0 HiC_scaffold_298, whole genome shotgun sequence encodes:
- the LOC131870171 gene encoding rust resistance kinase Lr10-like: MNSGSIGKVENFLQSYIHEMPTRYSFSQLKKITNDFSDKLGEGGFGMVYKGKLPSGFFVAVKLLDQSRQSESQFMNEVATLGTIHHVHLVRLVGYCFEGFRSALVYEYMANGSLEKFLFQGKEQEQKLSWEQLYSIALGAARGIAYLHQDCNRRIIHFDIKPHNILLDADFTPKVADFGLAKLYGKGDDHVSITATRGTPGYVAPEVWNINLGGVTDKSDVYSFGMLLMEIAGRRKNIELQVSHSSQLYFPEWAFKLIESGELEKRLREKGRCDMEVEDEEKVRRMTKVGLWCIQYNSNDRPSMSRVVQMLEGNGDDVSNPPLPFNSSPPREVPLSSSSEEYSSVV, encoded by the coding sequence ATGAATTCAGGGTCTATTGGGAAAGTGGAGAATTTTCTCCAAAGTTATATTCATGAAATGCCGACCAGATATTCATTCTCTCAGCTAAAGAAGATCACTAACGACTTTTCAGATAAACTTGGGGAAGGAGGATTCGGCATGGTTTATAAAGGAAAGCTCCCGAGCGGTTTTTTTGTGGCTGTAAAACTTTTGGATCAGTCGAGACAGAGTGAGAGCCAGTTCATGAATGAGGTTGCAACTCTGGGAACCATTCATCACGTTCACTTGGTTCGCCTCGTGGGTTATTGTTTTGAAGGTTTCAGAAGCGCACTTGTATATGAGTACATGGCCAATGGATCCCTAGAGAAGTTTCTATTTCAAGGAAAAGAACAAGAACAGAAGCTCAGTTGGGAGCAATTGTATTCAATTGCTTTGGGCGCTGCGCGCGGAATTGCGTATTTGCACCAAGATTGTAACAGGCGCATCATTCATTTTGACATTAAGCCTCACAATATTTTACTGGATGCAGATTTCACGCCCAAAGTAGCTGATTTTGGTCTCGCTAAACTGTATGGGAAGGGAGACGACCACGTATCAATTACGGCAACCAGAGGGACGCCAGGATATGTTGCGCCAGAGGTGTGGAATATAAATTTGGGAGGTGTAACAGACAAATCAGATGTTTACAGTTTTGGAATGCTATTAATGGAGATAGCGGGAAGGAGGAAGAACATTGAGTTGCAGGTGAGCCATTCGAGTCAACTTTATTTTCCGGAATGGGCGTTCAAATTGATAGAAAGTGGGGAGTTGGAAAAGAGGTTGAGAGAAAAAGGTCGATGCGACATGGAAGTGGAAGATGAAGAGAAGGTGAGGAGAATGACGAAAGTAGGACTTTGGTGTATTCAATACAATTCCAATGACCGACCATCAATGAGCAGGGTGGTACAAATGCTGGAAGGAAACGGTGATGATGTAAGCAATCCTCCATTACCTTTCAACTCCTCCCCACCGCGTGAAGTACCATTGTCATCTTCCTCCGAAGAATATTCATCCGTGGTATAG